Part of the Fundulus heteroclitus isolate FHET01 chromosome 20, MU-UCD_Fhet_4.1, whole genome shotgun sequence genome, GCTGGTCAGAATGATGGGAGGATAGATGGCATTAAATACTGAGCAATCCTGGCAAAAAGCCTATTAGAGGCTGGAAAATACTCTAGACTGGGGTGGACATTTAACTTCTTGCAGAATGACAATTGCTTCAGAATAGCCTAGTTAAAGTCTAGACTAGGACTGGATGATATAGATgcagatatataaaaaaagcatatgGATAAAATAGGAATCATATTGACTGATATTGATAATGATCACaaaattctaaacatatatttaagtgtagccctggccattttatgctgttgcctaATGACCTATTATTAGGTGCAGAGcacaaaaactgaatttaaactcaattcaaccaactttttaccaaaactgcaagtttaaaaaaaaacagaaacatatgTGCTCTCTGCAGGTCTctttgaaggaggcggagcttggtgacggagcgttcctgggtctgcatgtgtgattggttgggaggatgtagtggttgtagtattaacctacacgaTAGGCAAGAATgctaaaggaaggaaaactgttcatctattgaactttttattgacccttgtTTCCTATCACACCACACGTCTATTGATCAATATATACTGAATTATTGTCTGGATCTAGATAATCTATGGAAACTTTGCATTCAATCTGGCTGATCTTGAGCTGTTTCACAAAGAATAGGCACAAATTGTAGCCCCTTTATGTGCAATTGTGGCTGAGACTTACCCAAAGAGACATGCAGCCTTAATTTGCAGTAAAATATTGGGTCTACGTTGAATTCTACACTcctcacttttcagatttgtattaggaaaaatactttgaaacctattataattttccttctactttaaCCACTATGCAGTACTTTGTGATGGCCCATCAAATATAATTTCCATAAAACACATTGTAGTTTGTGGCTGCTAATTAGGAAAATGTGAAATCGTTAAAGGGTGTTagcacttttgcaaggcaaggTATTTCCTACAAATATAATACCAATTAGCAGCATAGTGAACAGAAGGAACACATCTAACAAAAGATATTGACTTCCTTTGAGGAGAAAttactattttctttttaacagttCTTTTTACAGTCAAAAAATCTGTAATCAGCATCACCTGATAGATTATTTACCTGTCAAACTGGTCAGTCCTGCCATCTGAATCGGTGAGTGGTACCGTACTCCCCATAGGGCCATTGATACAAACCAAACAAGATGGCTGCAGAGGAACGCAGAATCACAGTAATACAATCAATTTACTTATTCCACATAATCACCGACAAACATATTCACTGATGTGAGATTAGAAGGTGGGTTTAAAGCCACACAGGAAGCTCTGTGACTGACTTTAACTCCTGTCCTGGTAGCAATGCGAAGCGTCAGGTAGCATCCGAAAGAGAGGCCGATGATCCCGATTCTGTCTGAGACGACCTGAGGGTGATCTTGAAGCAGGCGGAAGGCAGCCTTTTGGATGGAGACAGGAGACGAATAAAGACCGGCTACAACTTTAAGGGATACATATACAGCAAAATGTGTCCAAATTCATCTCTTATTGGAGCAGGATAATCTCATGGTAAAGCGTTTCATTTATTCAGAGGGGAACAAAATCCAAGCTTAACaaattagtgtttttaatgaaaagcaACTGTGCCACAATTATTAACTCTACTAAGaattattgtaaaataaatgtaaccaaGAGGAagatggactgaatttatacagCAACGGTCGCCCCTAAAGCATTATGAAATCCAGACGTCACTGTTTAGAGAGCCTTAGAACATTTAATTAGTAATAAATATGATCTGACACTGAAGCCAATTGCTCTTgaccactcttcaaaatgggaaacaaaAGAGAACATGCCTTTAAGGAAGGTTGCTGATGTGCTGATCTTCCTGAGTCAGAAAATGTTGACAGGAAAAGACTTAAGCTGGTCCATATTTACCTTCAGAGCAACAATCTAAAGGTTTGAAGCAACTGGAAGTGATGTAAACAAGGCTAGAAGAGAACAGTGTGTTTTGCTAAAATGATTAAAACCAGAGATGTGAAAGCATTAGCCTACCTTAAAATATAAATCCCCAACGTTGATACGATCTGGCGGACCAGGTAGATCTTTGTGGCCAAAGTAGGCAAGAGACAGACTGACGTAGCCTTTGGATGCAAGGAGAGAGGAGCGGTATTCTTGCAGTCCTCCGCCCATTCCCCACAGATCCAACATGGCTGGAAACGGGCCTGGGCCTGCAGGAAAACCAGCACAAGGGTGCGTGGAGAGTAAGTCACGTTGTAACAGGTGAAAGTTACAACATTAGCAGATAAAACGCTCACCAGGGGGTACGAACATGGTCCCTACGATTCCATTTTGATGAATCGCTATTCTCTTGACTCCTGGTGCCATGTACCACCGTTCGGCTGTCACAGCGGCCAGCTCAGAGATCTGGCCTCCGCTGGGAGAGACGTGGCCTCCCAGAAGGGAGATGTGCACCAAGTAAGGAgtctccacatttttcttcctcaGTCTTAAAAGGGAGCAGATTTCAATcagttaataaatataaaaaaaaaatattcctctTTTATCTGGGCTGACCAACTTCTCTGTGCCCActgttgaggaaaatatcttagtcGGGCAGTCAGGTATGTCTCctctctgttgctgggtagaataacacATGAAGTTTTTATTGCAGGAGGGGGTAGTTCAGAAATGGACAGTTTCTTTGTTCGAACAGATTCCCCCTCCTCCTGAAAAAACACGGGAGGGGACTCggccttttaaaatgtgttcagacttGTGAAAAAGCAGACAGAATCCTGCATCAGCATGGGGGCAGCTTATAATGAATACTACAAATGGTAATgtaatactctgtctccatatttaattcctaataaattaaatatgcatattacaatgttttatcTCTGATCAACGTATTCCTCATTTACtgccaaatctggaaccgggCCTTCAAATAAATATGCAGGAGCAGGCCGTGTACTTATATCTAACACCACTGAAGAAAGACACACCCACAGCACGATGCCACCACCACGCTCCACGTGGTTTGGTCATACTGATGTGTTAGTGtgagttttctgccacatataATGGGGTGCATGAAGGCCAAGCAGCTCATTTTTAGTCACATTTTACCAACGCGCCTTGTTCAAGACCCTGAATCTGGATTATAATGGAAAGTATTGAAAGACTTGTGATAATTTTCCACAGCACATTAGGAGACATGTGCTTTAATGCCACAAACTTCACTGTGGGAAGCTCTcagcaacttgtttttttatcacatgCCTCAAACCTTCCCGTCCTCCAGGAGCTGGCTGCATACTCCAGAAGAGTCCCATCGGCTCGCAGCCCAAATAGGAGCCGCCGACTGAAGGATCACCGGTTACTGTAGAATGGACAAAAGGCAGAGGAAGAAGAAACTAAATGGCAAACCCTACCTAGTCACCATTTGTTTACCTTTGGTCATATCAAATTGGGAATTTTCCAACATATTTGCACCCTCTTCTTTATTTACCAGTAGATATCACAGATTACGTTACATATAACCTGTATATACCAAAAACAAGGAGCTGTTCGTTAATTTTACTCACAGCTGAAAGCTCCACTCTCGTTTGAATTATAATGAGCAAATGACTCCCACAGGTCTCCCTCGTCACTGTGCATCCTTGCCCACACTGTGACGG contains:
- the LOC118556057 gene encoding bile acid-CoA:amino acid N-acyltransferase-like yields the protein MVTDALSNISLFDLFPLLFAERATDAVMFRAHASVKAMGQLTDMKIKPGCSVYRKLAGLQRLTGKVPWISSTRPAPLLTAAPVRALVDEQISIRGRFLPPRCPVTVWARMHSDEGDLWESFAHYNSNESGAFSLTGDPSVGGSYLGCEPMGLFWSMQPAPGGREGLRLRKKNVETPYLVHISLLGGHVSPSGGQISELAAVTAERWYMAPGVKRIAIHQNGIVGTMFVPPGPGPFPAMLDLWGMGGGLQEYRSSLLASKGYVSLSLAYFGHKDLPGPPDRINVGDLYFKAAFRLLQDHPQVVSDRIGIIGLSFGCYLTLRIATRTGVKPSCLVCINGPMGSTVPLTDSDGRTDQFDSFQQYWTFDDEGRVIFKDVSLPANLPPDSFVKLEKLDCPLMYIVGEDDLSASSTENADLIEENLRTAGKSHLFTRLSYPGAGHLIEPPYSPNARSSMWSVKPKKLITMWGGHPAPHAAAQEDAWKKILDYLEKHLRS